A stretch of the Dyella telluris genome encodes the following:
- a CDS encoding Rossmann fold nucleotide-binding protein has product MTTRKPQVCVLGSAEPGSKAFELAGQAGALLARAGVTLVSGCGSPATRHAAQSAIDAGGQVLSIIPSDTMPDADWPATVVVPCGMGDARNLLMALAGDACLVIGGRAGTISEVCLAWLHHRPLLPLTGCGGWSDGLLQNPPDERGNSPILPWDSVETLQVQLKSLGLMEI; this is encoded by the coding sequence ATGACGACGAGAAAACCCCAGGTGTGCGTGCTCGGCAGTGCCGAGCCGGGGTCGAAGGCCTTTGAACTGGCCGGGCAGGCCGGTGCGCTGCTCGCCCGTGCGGGTGTGACCCTGGTCAGCGGCTGCGGCAGCCCTGCCACGCGGCACGCCGCGCAAAGCGCCATCGATGCGGGCGGGCAGGTGCTCAGCATCATCCCCAGCGACACGATGCCCGACGCGGACTGGCCTGCCACCGTGGTGGTGCCTTGTGGCATGGGCGATGCGCGCAACCTGTTGATGGCGCTGGCGGGCGATGCCTGCCTGGTGATTGGCGGACGCGCCGGCACGATCTCCGAAGTGTGTCTGGCATGGCTGCATCACCGGCCCTTGCTGCCGCTGACCGGTTGCGGTGGCTGGTCCGACGGGCTGCTGCAGAACCCGCCGGATGAGCGCGGCAACTCGCCGATCCTGCCGTGGGATTCCGTCGAGACGTTGCAGGTGCAACTGAAATCGCTGGGGTTGATGGAAATTTAG